A single genomic interval of Mycolicibacterium sp. MU0053 harbors:
- the nrdH gene encoding glutaredoxin-like protein NrdH, with protein sequence MSVTVYTKPACVQCNATYKALDKQGIAYEVVDISVDDEARDYVMALGYLQAPVVVAGSEHWSGFRPDRIKALAGAPAAIA encoded by the coding sequence ATGAGCGTCACCGTGTACACCAAACCGGCCTGCGTGCAGTGCAACGCCACCTACAAGGCGCTGGACAAGCAGGGCATCGCCTACGAGGTCGTCGACATCAGCGTGGATGACGAGGCGCGCGATTACGTGATGGCGCTGGGCTACCTGCAGGCGCCCGTCGTCGTCGCCGGCAGCGAGCACTGGTCAGGCTTCCGGCCGGACCGGATCAAGGCGCTGGCGGGGGCCCCGGCCGCGATCGCTTGA
- the nrdE gene encoding class 1b ribonucleoside-diphosphate reductase subunit alpha gives MSPTVTAAEPVVTSGAQPAHSGGQTELDYHALNAMLNLYDADGKIQFEKDVLAAREFFLQHVNQNTVFFHSQDEKLDYLIEKDYYEREVLDQYSRNFVKELLDRAYAKKFRFPTFLGAFKYYTSYTLKTFDGKRYLERFEDRVVMVALTLAAGDTALAEKVVDEIIEGRFQPATPTFLNSGKKQRGEPVSCFLLRIEDNMESIGRSINSALQLSKRGGGVALLLTNIREHGAPIKNIENQSSGVIPIMKLLEDSFSYANQLGARQGAGAVYLHAHHPDIYRFLDTKRENADEKIRIKTLSLGVVIPDITFELAKKNDDMYLFSPYDVERVYGVPFADISVTEKYHEMVNDGRIRKTKIKAREFFQTLAELQFESGYPYIMYEDTVNRANPIDGKITHSNLCSEILQVSTASEYNDDLSYKKIGKDISCNLGSLNIAKAMDSPDFAQTIDVSIRALTAVSDQTSITSVPSIEQGNNDSHAIGLGQMNLHGYLARERIHYGSEEGIDFTNIYFYCVLYHALRASNRIAIERGAHFKGFERSKYASGEFFDKYTDQVWEPATDKVRQLFSDSNIRIPTQEDWVRLKESVQKHGIYNQNLQAVPPTGSISYINHSTSSIHPVASKIEIRKEGKIGRVYYPAPYLTNDNLEYYEDAYEIGYEKIIDTYAAATQHVDQGLSLTLFFKDTATTREVNKAQIYAWRKGIKTLYYIRLRQMALEGTEVEGCVSCML, from the coding sequence GTGTCACCTACCGTCACAGCTGCAGAACCTGTAGTCACTTCGGGGGCGCAGCCTGCGCATTCCGGGGGCCAGACAGAGCTCGACTACCACGCGTTGAACGCGATGCTGAATCTCTACGACGCCGACGGCAAGATTCAGTTCGAGAAGGATGTGCTGGCGGCCAGGGAGTTCTTCCTGCAGCACGTCAACCAGAACACCGTGTTCTTCCACAGCCAGGATGAGAAGCTCGACTACCTGATCGAGAAGGACTACTACGAGCGTGAGGTGCTCGATCAGTACTCCCGCAACTTCGTCAAGGAACTGCTGGATCGCGCCTACGCCAAGAAGTTTCGGTTCCCGACCTTTCTCGGTGCGTTCAAGTACTACACTTCCTACACGCTGAAAACCTTCGACGGTAAGCGCTATCTCGAGCGTTTCGAGGACCGTGTCGTGATGGTGGCGCTCACGCTGGCCGCCGGTGACACCGCGCTGGCCGAGAAGGTCGTCGACGAAATCATCGAAGGCCGATTCCAGCCGGCCACGCCGACGTTCCTCAACTCGGGTAAGAAGCAGCGCGGCGAGCCGGTGAGTTGCTTCCTGCTGCGCATCGAGGACAACATGGAGTCCATTGGTCGCTCCATCAACTCGGCGCTGCAGCTGTCCAAGCGCGGCGGCGGAGTGGCGTTGCTGCTGACCAACATTCGCGAGCACGGCGCACCCATCAAGAACATCGAAAACCAGTCGTCGGGTGTCATCCCGATCATGAAGCTGCTGGAGGACTCGTTCTCCTACGCCAATCAGCTCGGTGCTCGCCAGGGTGCCGGGGCGGTGTACCTGCATGCGCATCACCCCGACATTTACCGTTTCCTGGACACCAAGCGGGAGAACGCCGACGAGAAGATCCGGATCAAGACGCTGAGCCTCGGCGTCGTCATCCCGGACATCACCTTCGAGTTGGCCAAGAAGAACGACGACATGTACCTGTTCTCGCCGTACGACGTCGAGCGCGTCTACGGGGTACCGTTCGCCGACATTTCGGTCACCGAGAAGTACCACGAGATGGTCAACGACGGCCGGATCCGCAAGACCAAAATCAAGGCCCGCGAGTTCTTCCAGACGCTGGCCGAATTGCAGTTCGAGTCCGGCTATCCGTACATCATGTACGAGGACACGGTGAACCGCGCCAACCCGATCGACGGCAAGATCACCCACTCCAACCTGTGCTCGGAGATCCTGCAGGTCTCCACGGCATCGGAGTACAACGATGACCTGTCCTACAAGAAGATCGGCAAGGACATCTCCTGCAACCTTGGCTCGCTGAACATCGCCAAGGCCATGGATTCGCCGGACTTCGCGCAGACCATCGACGTCTCGATTCGGGCCCTGACCGCGGTGTCGGATCAGACCAGCATCACCTCGGTGCCGTCGATTGAGCAGGGCAACAACGATTCCCACGCCATCGGCCTGGGACAGATGAACCTGCACGGGTACCTGGCGCGGGAGCGGATCCACTACGGCTCCGAAGAAGGCATCGACTTCACCAACATCTACTTCTACTGCGTGCTCTACCACGCGCTGCGCGCGTCGAACCGCATCGCGATCGAACGTGGCGCGCACTTCAAGGGCTTCGAACGCTCGAAGTACGCCTCGGGTGAGTTCTTCGACAAGTACACCGATCAGGTGTGGGAGCCGGCGACCGACAAGGTTCGTCAGCTGTTCAGCGATTCCAACATTCGTATTCCCACCCAAGAGGATTGGGTGCGGTTGAAGGAGTCCGTGCAAAAGCACGGCATCTACAACCAGAACCTGCAGGCCGTTCCGCCGACCGGGTCGATCTCCTACATCAACCACTCGACGTCGTCGATCCACCCGGTGGCGTCGAAGATCGAGATCCGCAAGGAAGGCAAGATCGGCCGCGTCTACTACCCGGCGCCGTACCTGACCAACGACAACCTCGAGTACTACGAGGACGCGTACGAGATCGGGTACGAGAAGATCATCGACACCTATGCCGCGGCGACCCAGCACGTGGACCAGGGGTTGAGCCTGACGCTGTTCTTCAAGGACACCGCCACCACCCGCGAGGTGAACAAGGCGCAGATCTACGCGTGGCGCAAGGGCATCAAGACGCTGTACTACATCCGGTTGCGGCAGATGGCGCTGGAAGGCACCGAAGTCGAGGGCTGCGTGTCCTGCATGCTGTAG
- a CDS encoding DNA polymerase IV: MRDVADSPPAGTARREASRWILHVDLDQFLAAVELRRHPDLVGLPVIVGGNGDPHEARKVVTCASYEAREFGVHAGMPLRTAARRCPNATFLPADPAAYDAASEVVMELLRDLGHPCEVWGWDEAYLAAHTDDPVALAEQIRAVIAAETGLSCSVGISDNKQRAKVATGFAKPARVFRLTDTNWMDVMAQRPVDALWGVGPKTAKKLAAMGVTTVRDLAHTDAETLTSAFGPSTGLWLLLLAKGGGDDDVSPQPWVPRSRSHVVTFPTDLTDRGEIDSAVIELAQRTLGEVVADGRIVTRVAVTVRTSTFYTRTKIRKLAAPSTAATVITETALAVLDQFELDRPVRLLGVRLELQMPAQELNRR, from the coding sequence GTGCGGGACGTAGCCGACTCCCCGCCCGCGGGCACCGCCCGGCGCGAAGCGTCGCGCTGGATCCTGCACGTCGATCTCGACCAGTTCCTGGCCGCCGTCGAACTGCGCCGGCACCCCGATCTGGTCGGGCTGCCCGTCATCGTGGGCGGCAACGGGGATCCCCACGAAGCACGCAAGGTGGTGACGTGCGCATCGTATGAGGCCCGGGAGTTCGGGGTGCACGCCGGCATGCCACTGCGGACCGCGGCCCGGCGCTGTCCGAACGCGACATTCCTGCCGGCGGATCCCGCGGCCTACGACGCCGCCTCGGAGGTGGTGATGGAACTGCTGCGCGACCTCGGCCATCCCTGCGAGGTCTGGGGCTGGGACGAGGCCTACCTGGCCGCGCACACCGACGATCCGGTCGCGCTGGCCGAACAGATCAGGGCCGTCATTGCGGCCGAGACCGGACTGTCGTGTTCCGTCGGCATCAGCGATAACAAGCAACGCGCCAAAGTCGCCACCGGGTTCGCCAAGCCCGCTCGCGTCTTCCGCCTCACCGACACGAACTGGATGGACGTCATGGCCCAGCGCCCGGTCGACGCGCTGTGGGGCGTCGGCCCCAAGACCGCCAAGAAGCTGGCCGCCATGGGCGTCACCACGGTGCGCGACCTCGCCCATACCGATGCCGAGACCTTGACCTCGGCCTTCGGACCGTCCACCGGGCTGTGGCTGCTGCTGCTCGCCAAGGGCGGCGGTGACGACGACGTCAGCCCGCAGCCCTGGGTGCCGCGTTCGCGCAGTCACGTGGTGACCTTTCCCACCGATCTCACCGACCGTGGCGAAATAGATTCGGCCGTCATCGAATTGGCGCAGCGCACGCTCGGCGAGGTCGTCGCCGACGGCCGCATCGTGACGCGAGTGGCCGTGACCGTCCGCACCAGCACGTTCTACACCCGGACCAAGATCCGCAAGCTCGCCGCGCCCAGCACGGCAGCGACAGTGATCACCGAGACGGCACTGGCGGTGCTCGATCAGTTCGAACTAGACCGCCCCGTCCGGTTGCTCGGCGTGCGACTGGAACTACAGATGCCCGCTCAAGAGTTGAACCGCCGATAG
- a CDS encoding TetR/AcrR family transcriptional regulator: protein MSSVGAAYGLSLADATPPEREDAARNRVLLLDAARRLIAERGADAVTMDDIAAAAGVGKGTLFRRFGSRAGLMLVLLDEDERANQQAFLFGPPPLGPEAPPLERLVAFGRQRIAFAHSHHALLTAASRDPQARATAVFLVLRRHVYVLLESAGTSGDLDAQADALLALLDANYVEHRLNDDGLTVDDLGDAWESLASKLCGT, encoded by the coding sequence GTGAGTTCCGTCGGTGCAGCTTATGGGCTCTCCCTCGCCGACGCCACGCCTCCCGAACGCGAAGACGCCGCCCGCAACCGGGTGCTGCTGCTGGACGCGGCGCGCCGCCTCATCGCCGAACGAGGCGCCGACGCGGTCACCATGGATGACATCGCCGCGGCTGCCGGAGTCGGCAAAGGAACCCTGTTTCGCCGGTTCGGCAGCCGCGCCGGCCTGATGCTGGTGCTGCTCGACGAGGACGAGCGCGCCAACCAGCAGGCGTTCCTGTTCGGCCCCCCGCCGCTGGGACCGGAGGCTCCGCCGCTGGAGCGACTGGTGGCCTTCGGGCGGCAACGCATCGCCTTCGCCCATTCCCACCACGCCCTGTTGACCGCCGCCAGCCGCGACCCACAGGCCCGCGCCACGGCGGTGTTCCTGGTGTTGCGCCGACACGTGTATGTCCTGTTGGAGTCCGCCGGCACCAGCGGCGACCTGGACGCCCAGGCCGACGCACTGCTGGCCCTGCTGGACGCCAACTACGTCGAGCACCGCCTCAACGACGACGGCTTGACCGTCGACGACTTGGGCGATGCGTGGGAAAGCCTGGCCAGCAAGCTGTGCGGGACGTAG
- a CDS encoding sensor domain-containing protein: MTRTIPLVALTGAIAAAGFAAAPASALTGPHPTFTYVSHLEALLPTPDQLGRITRASAPMRVVGSAAELLDSAAGNLEPARCMGAYEPGHREAYRVAGPTSVATQLVTDGKPGRARHFVNQTVLSAASPDAAAGQVRASTRAWSSCGERVVAHTDTSGAVTEWALGPAELHRNDTVLVQRQVGRHVICERAMTAANGTAGAVIADVVACDLRGADPTGRAEQIAVAIAHNSQPAN, translated from the coding sequence ATGACACGAACCATCCCCCTGGTAGCGCTGACGGGCGCCATCGCTGCGGCCGGTTTCGCCGCCGCCCCGGCATCGGCCCTGACCGGGCCGCACCCCACGTTCACCTACGTCTCGCACCTGGAGGCGCTGCTGCCGACGCCGGATCAACTCGGGCGCATCACCCGCGCGTCGGCGCCGATGCGGGTGGTGGGCTCCGCCGCGGAGCTGCTCGACTCCGCCGCGGGCAACCTCGAACCCGCGCGCTGCATGGGCGCCTATGAGCCCGGACACCGCGAGGCCTATCGGGTCGCCGGGCCGACGAGCGTCGCCACCCAGCTGGTCACCGACGGAAAGCCCGGGCGCGCTCGGCATTTCGTGAACCAAACCGTGCTCAGCGCGGCCAGCCCGGACGCCGCGGCCGGCCAGGTGCGCGCATCCACCCGTGCCTGGTCGAGCTGCGGTGAACGGGTCGTCGCCCACACCGACACATCTGGTGCGGTCACCGAGTGGGCGCTGGGCCCGGCCGAACTGCACCGCAACGACACCGTGCTGGTGCAGCGTCAGGTTGGCCGGCACGTGATCTGCGAGCGCGCGATGACCGCCGCCAACGGAACAGCCGGTGCGGTCATCGCCGACGTGGTCGCCTGCGACCTCCGCGGCGCCGATCCCACCGGCCGAGCCGAACAGATCGCGGTGGCGATCGCGCACAACTCGCAGCCGGCCAACTGA
- a CDS encoding neutral zinc metallopeptidase translates to MTKLPHRARTCAVALAVLMVVAVAAALSGCSEHTEGSAVSPLYDPFRVGGLPAVDGPSGPRPDAPRPVGKVFNTDQGEIDALALLAVNDIEEFWSAHYREAFAGTFRRVNRLISYDSEDRDSPRICGASPYGQPNAFFCPRDRSIAWDRGLLLPIGVKYFGPMSVVGLVAHEYGHALQYLAELVDQDTAPIVREQQADCFAGVYIRHVAEGNSRRFQIDTADGLSHVLASLIAIRDPVLGPDDTKMLEFGHGTAVDRVAAFQTGFVRGLDSCAAIDLRDVEERRGELPMNLQESRDGAVETGEAPINERTLTVLFEGLNQIYEPKQAPSLAFALSQDDHRCPDAQPSPPASYCPATNTVTVDVDPLRTMGEAGDERTDAVLLQGDNTALSIVVSRYLLAVQQERGLPLRSAAAALRTACLTGVAQRHLSDPVEIESGEKLWLTAGDVDEAAAGLLTNGRVATDVDGATVPAGFTRIVAFRSGLLDQSDGDLCYRRFNS, encoded by the coding sequence ATGACGAAGCTCCCGCACCGCGCCCGGACCTGCGCAGTGGCGCTGGCGGTGTTGATGGTCGTAGCGGTGGCCGCGGCCTTGAGCGGGTGCTCGGAACACACCGAGGGATCCGCCGTATCGCCGCTGTACGACCCGTTCCGGGTTGGCGGCCTGCCCGCGGTCGACGGGCCCAGCGGGCCGCGTCCCGATGCGCCCCGACCCGTCGGCAAGGTGTTCAACACCGACCAGGGGGAGATCGACGCCCTGGCGCTGCTGGCCGTCAACGACATCGAGGAATTCTGGTCGGCGCACTACCGGGAGGCATTCGCGGGGACGTTTCGCAGGGTGAACCGGTTGATCTCCTACGACTCCGAGGATCGCGACAGCCCGCGCATCTGCGGTGCGAGCCCCTACGGTCAGCCGAATGCGTTCTTCTGTCCGCGGGACCGGTCGATCGCCTGGGACCGGGGCCTACTGCTACCGATCGGAGTGAAGTACTTCGGTCCGATGTCGGTGGTGGGGTTGGTGGCCCACGAATACGGGCACGCGCTGCAGTACCTGGCCGAACTCGTGGACCAGGACACCGCGCCGATCGTGCGGGAGCAGCAGGCGGATTGTTTTGCCGGCGTTTACATCCGGCATGTCGCCGAAGGGAATTCGCGTCGGTTCCAGATCGACACCGCCGACGGCTTGAGCCACGTCCTGGCCAGTTTGATCGCGATCCGGGATCCCGTCCTGGGGCCCGACGACACCAAGATGCTCGAATTCGGGCACGGTACCGCGGTGGACCGGGTCGCCGCTTTCCAGACCGGCTTCGTTCGCGGGCTCGACAGTTGTGCCGCAATCGATCTGCGCGATGTCGAGGAACGTCGCGGGGAGCTTCCGATGAACCTCCAGGAAAGCCGCGACGGTGCCGTCGAGACCGGTGAGGCCCCCATCAACGAACGGACTTTGACGGTGCTTTTCGAGGGTCTCAATCAGATCTACGAACCGAAGCAGGCGCCCAGCCTGGCATTCGCCTTGTCGCAGGACGATCACCGCTGCCCCGACGCGCAGCCCAGTCCGCCCGCGTCCTACTGCCCGGCCACCAACACCGTCACCGTGGATGTCGATCCGCTGCGGACCATGGGCGAGGCCGGCGATGAGCGGACGGATGCTGTGCTGCTGCAAGGCGACAACACCGCGTTGTCCATCGTGGTGTCCCGGTATCTGCTGGCGGTGCAGCAGGAACGGGGCCTGCCGTTGCGGTCGGCCGCGGCGGCGCTGCGCACCGCGTGCCTGACCGGCGTGGCGCAGCGCCACCTCAGCGACCCGGTGGAGATCGAGTCGGGGGAGAAGCTGTGGCTGACAGCCGGTGACGTCGACGAGGCCGCGGCGGGACTGCTGACCAATGGAAGGGTGGCCACCGACGTCGACGGCGCCACCGTGCCGGCGGGGTTCACCAGGATCGTGGCGTTTCGCTCCGGTCTGCTGGACCAGTCCGACGGCGATCTCTGCTATCGGCGGTTCAACTCTTGA
- a CDS encoding DUF5997 family protein produces the protein MSRPNAQSMKPATAAKKLDVYLPATPAEFQENPITRDELAALQADPPQWLKDLRKNGPHPKNLVAAKLSISIAGLARGGVGDALTTEQIDQLIEEMPEWLVAERESYQQVLREERRLKALRADQAREG, from the coding sequence ATGAGCAGGCCGAATGCGCAGTCCATGAAACCCGCCACGGCGGCCAAGAAGCTGGACGTGTACTTGCCCGCCACGCCTGCTGAATTCCAGGAGAACCCGATCACCCGTGACGAGCTTGCGGCCCTGCAGGCGGACCCGCCGCAGTGGCTCAAGGACCTCCGGAAGAACGGGCCGCACCCGAAGAACCTGGTAGCGGCCAAGCTGAGCATCTCGATCGCCGGTCTCGCACGCGGCGGCGTCGGCGATGCGCTCACCACCGAGCAGATCGATCAACTGATCGAGGAGATGCCGGAGTGGTTGGTCGCCGAACGCGAGAGCTATCAGCAGGTCCTGCGGGAGGAGCGCCGCCTCAAGGCCCTGCGTGCGGATCAGGCTCGCGAAGGCTGA
- the nrdI gene encoding class Ib ribonucleoside-diphosphate reductase assembly flavoprotein NrdI yields the protein MANIDTGRTERADHPRGSLVYFSSVSEYTHRFVAKLELPADDVIRIPLRGRVEVDTPYVLVLPTYGGGRANGPDPDGAGYVPKQVIAFLNNEHNRSLIRGVIAAGNTNFGAEFAYAGNIVSRKCGVPYLYRFELMGTTDDVFAVRAGLQDFWKEQTCHLPSQLQNL from the coding sequence ATGGCGAACATTGACACCGGGCGCACCGAACGCGCAGATCATCCGCGCGGCAGCCTCGTCTACTTCTCCAGCGTCTCCGAGTACACCCACCGGTTCGTGGCGAAACTGGAGTTGCCCGCCGACGATGTCATTCGCATCCCACTGCGCGGCCGCGTCGAGGTCGACACCCCGTACGTGCTGGTGCTGCCGACCTACGGCGGCGGTCGCGCCAACGGACCGGACCCCGACGGTGCGGGCTACGTCCCCAAGCAGGTCATCGCCTTTCTGAACAATGAACACAACCGGTCGTTGATCCGCGGCGTGATCGCTGCGGGCAACACCAACTTCGGCGCCGAGTTCGCCTATGCGGGCAACATCGTCTCCCGCAAATGCGGCGTCCCCTATCTCTACCGATTCGAACTCATGGGAACCACGGACGACGTATTCGCCGTCCGCGCGGGCTTGCAAGACTTCTGGAAGGAACAGACGTGTCACCTACCGTCACAGCTGCAGAACCTGTAG
- a CDS encoding LysR family substrate-binding domain-containing protein, protein MTLRSLTLGYVPGATPAKWARTWAQRQPDVLLQLRTVAAADAAAEVRAGTVDLAVLRLPTDTSGLAVIPLYEETTVVVVPTDHLLSADDAVTAADLDGEPVLLPLDDVLAWTSTGATVDHRPETTIEAIELVAAGMGSLVVPQSLARLYHRKDLTYRPITDAPTCPVALAVPEGSQHALIEEFIGIVRGRRPGSSRGLDQQVPKRTAREKTLAKQAARAAAGGKGGGKPGRPKRGRR, encoded by the coding sequence GTGACCCTGCGCTCCCTCACCCTCGGGTACGTGCCCGGCGCGACACCCGCGAAGTGGGCTCGGACCTGGGCGCAGCGCCAACCCGACGTACTGCTGCAGCTGCGCACCGTCGCCGCCGCCGACGCGGCCGCCGAAGTGCGGGCCGGCACCGTCGACCTGGCGGTGCTCCGGTTGCCGACCGACACCTCCGGGTTGGCCGTCATCCCGCTCTACGAGGAGACGACGGTGGTCGTGGTGCCGACCGACCACCTCCTCAGTGCCGACGACGCGGTCACCGCCGCGGACCTCGACGGCGAACCGGTGCTGCTCCCGCTGGACGACGTTCTCGCCTGGACGAGTACCGGTGCCACGGTCGATCACCGGCCCGAAACCACCATTGAGGCAATAGAACTCGTCGCCGCCGGGATGGGATCGCTAGTCGTCCCACAGTCGCTCGCACGGCTGTATCACCGCAAGGACCTCACCTACCGCCCGATCACCGACGCGCCGACCTGTCCGGTGGCGCTGGCCGTTCCGGAAGGGTCGCAGCACGCGCTGATCGAGGAATTCATCGGGATTGTGCGGGGCCGCAGGCCCGGATCATCGCGGGGACTGGACCAGCAGGTGCCGAAACGGACCGCGCGGGAGAAGACGCTGGCCAAGCAGGCCGCCCGCGCCGCCGCGGGGGGCAAGGGCGGCGGCAAGCCGGGTCGGCCGAAGCGCGGTCGACGCTGA
- a CDS encoding NADPH-dependent FMN reductase, which produces MAEADAVNVLVLVGSLRAESINRQIAALAADNAPAGVVLTMHEGLGQVPFYNEDLDNDNVPAAAAALRDAALAADAVLAVTPEYNGTIPAVLKNAIDWLSRPYGDSAIKGKPVAIIGAALGRYGGTWAHDEARKSFGIAGARPVEDAVLSVPTTEFDGKHPGEHATFSGQLREVLTKLSGQVATSLVAN; this is translated from the coding sequence ATGGCCGAGGCGGACGCGGTGAACGTGCTGGTGCTGGTGGGCAGTCTGCGCGCGGAGTCGATCAATCGACAGATCGCCGCCCTGGCGGCGGACAACGCGCCGGCGGGGGTCGTGCTCACGATGCACGAGGGACTCGGTCAGGTGCCGTTCTACAACGAGGACCTCGACAACGACAACGTCCCCGCCGCTGCGGCGGCGCTGCGAGATGCCGCGCTGGCCGCCGACGCCGTGCTGGCGGTGACGCCGGAGTACAACGGCACCATCCCGGCCGTGCTCAAGAACGCGATCGACTGGCTCTCCAGGCCCTACGGCGACAGTGCGATCAAGGGCAAGCCGGTGGCGATCATCGGGGCGGCGCTCGGCCGCTACGGCGGTACCTGGGCCCACGACGAGGCGCGCAAGTCCTTCGGCATCGCCGGGGCGCGCCCGGTCGAGGACGCGGTGTTGTCCGTGCCGACGACTGAGTTCGACGGCAAGCACCCGGGTGAGCACGCGACCTTCAGCGGCCAGTTGCGTGAGGTGCTGACCAAACTGTCCGGTCAGGTCGCCACCTCGTTGGTCGCCAACTGA
- a CDS encoding AAA family ATPase: protein MLSTVAIHGYRSLRDTVLPLSRLTVLTGANGTGKSSVYRALRLLSDCGRGEVIAALAREGGLQSALWAGSGTKKRTVELKLGYAADDFGYLVDLGLPQIAGHTSKFDRDPEIKREVVFAGSVLRPATTLVRRGGPLAQACDDSGRGFAELTRALPSYHSVLAEFAHPGQSPELAAVRDRLRGWRFYDGFRVDDGAPARRASVGTRSPVLADDGGNLAAAIQTVLEAGFEDLPHAVAEAFAGATIATSVSDGYFDVQLHQPGVLRPLRSAELSDGTLRFLLWAAALCSPQPPSLMVLNEPETSLHPELAQPLARLISAAAHRTQVFVVTHSRQLLEYLGADAAVLELIKESGQTRVAGQGLLDAPAWQWGSR, encoded by the coding sequence ATGCTGTCGACCGTCGCCATCCACGGCTACCGATCCCTGCGGGACACGGTGTTGCCGCTGAGTCGACTGACCGTACTCACCGGCGCCAACGGCACCGGTAAGTCCTCGGTGTACCGGGCGTTGCGGTTGCTGTCCGACTGCGGCCGCGGCGAGGTCATCGCGGCACTGGCCCGCGAGGGCGGTCTACAGTCGGCGCTGTGGGCCGGGTCCGGCACCAAGAAACGTACCGTGGAGCTCAAACTCGGCTATGCCGCCGACGATTTCGGCTACCTCGTGGATCTCGGCCTGCCGCAGATCGCCGGCCACACTTCGAAGTTCGACCGGGATCCGGAGATCAAACGCGAGGTGGTGTTCGCCGGTTCGGTGCTGCGGCCGGCGACGACATTGGTGCGTCGGGGCGGTCCACTGGCGCAAGCCTGCGACGACTCCGGACGCGGATTCGCCGAATTGACCCGGGCGCTGCCGTCCTACCACAGCGTCCTCGCCGAATTCGCCCATCCGGGACAGTCGCCGGAACTCGCCGCCGTGCGAGACCGGTTGCGCGGCTGGCGGTTCTACGACGGCTTCCGCGTGGACGACGGGGCGCCCGCGCGCCGGGCCAGCGTCGGCACCCGCAGCCCGGTGCTCGCCGACGACGGTGGCAACCTGGCCGCAGCAATCCAGACGGTCCTCGAAGCCGGCTTCGAGGACCTGCCCCACGCGGTTGCCGAGGCTTTTGCCGGCGCGACCATCGCGACCTCGGTCAGCGACGGCTACTTCGATGTGCAATTGCATCAGCCCGGCGTGCTACGGCCTCTGAGATCCGCCGAATTATCGGATGGCACACTGCGTTTCCTGCTCTGGGCCGCCGCACTGTGCAGTCCGCAACCGCCATCGCTGATGGTGCTCAACGAACCGGAGACCTCGTTGCACCCGGAGTTGGCGCAACCATTGGCCCGGCTGATCAGCGCCGCGGCCCACCGGACTCAGGTCTTCGTGGTGACCCATTCGCGCCAGCTGCTCGAATACCTCGGCGCGGACGCCGCCGTGCTGGAGTTGATCAAGGAATCGGGTCAGACGCGGGTAGCGGGGCAGGGTCTGCTGGATGCTCCTGCGTGGCAGTGGGGTTCGCGGTGA
- a CDS encoding sensor domain-containing protein: MSTPGYDTSNDQTVHIPPRGANLPGPQPSWPAPNWPPHPGVPPWQPPPRPRAQRLRWVAVSAAVVIGAATLGSVLVANRDEPAPNPPAAGAVEDPSPQADPSDGTETPDAVRPVPVAALSGLLLNLPEAAAVVGSATMAGSVDSGERIYEAMADEPLVDNDCIALYSGKLLAYRGSGFTASRQQFLTGDAPRRKLVQTVVSFADPAAAQRHVSATRAKWDGCANRTVNLAVVGATAGEYWAVQNVTEDAGILSTTTIEEAGDGWLCRNALAARNNIVLDFAICGTDVPESAVPAFVDKVAGKIARIRD; encoded by the coding sequence ATGAGCACACCCGGCTACGACACGAGCAACGACCAGACCGTACACATTCCGCCGCGCGGAGCGAACCTGCCCGGGCCGCAGCCATCCTGGCCGGCCCCGAACTGGCCCCCGCACCCGGGGGTGCCCCCGTGGCAACCGCCCCCGCGTCCCCGGGCCCAACGGCTGCGCTGGGTTGCGGTCTCGGCCGCGGTGGTGATCGGGGCCGCCACGCTCGGGTCCGTCCTCGTGGCCAACCGCGACGAGCCGGCGCCGAATCCCCCCGCGGCCGGCGCGGTCGAAGATCCATCACCGCAGGCCGACCCGTCCGACGGGACCGAGACGCCCGATGCGGTCCGCCCCGTACCGGTGGCGGCGTTGTCCGGTCTGCTGTTGAACCTGCCCGAAGCCGCCGCGGTCGTCGGTTCGGCGACCATGGCGGGCTCCGTCGACTCCGGGGAGCGGATCTATGAGGCCATGGCCGACGAACCGCTGGTCGACAACGACTGCATCGCCCTGTATTCGGGCAAGTTATTGGCCTATCGGGGCAGCGGTTTCACCGCGTCCCGGCAGCAGTTCCTCACCGGTGACGCGCCGCGGCGCAAGCTCGTTCAGACCGTGGTGTCCTTCGCCGACCCCGCGGCCGCGCAGCGGCACGTGAGCGCGACGAGGGCCAAATGGGACGGCTGCGCCAACCGCACCGTCAACCTCGCGGTGGTGGGCGCCACCGCCGGCGAATACTGGGCCGTCCAGAACGTCACCGAGGACGCCGGGATTCTGTCCACCACCACCATCGAGGAAGCCGGCGACGGCTGGCTGTGCAGAAATGCCCTCGCGGCGCGCAACAACATCGTGCTGGATTTCGCGATTTGCGGCACCGACGTGCCGGAGTCCGCGGTACCTGCCTTCGTCGACAAGGTCGCCGGCAAGATCGCGCGCATCCGGGATTGA